A window of the Amblyraja radiata isolate CabotCenter1 chromosome 5, sAmbRad1.1.pri, whole genome shotgun sequence genome harbors these coding sequences:
- the lclat1 gene encoding lysocardiolipin acyltransferase 1 isoform X2 — protein sequence MQMAAFIFIERQWERDQEHLKVMLDYFCDIRQPLQLLMFPEGTDLTASTLARSDGFAESRGLPKYEYVLHPRTTGFAFIVNQLREGSNVDAIHDVTVAYPYNIPQSEMDLFSGNFPKEIHFHVRRHAAASLPVTLEGLQEWCEQCWQDKEKRLHRFYQGNRSFRDLDQEPSPQYSPDQSPTRSTNQEQDQSPDQEQDQGPDQNEDHNVGQDLGPVAVPDQSRDQGQSHRRRWAPNWGRFRRRERTRLMSENRDEAWQVVNRGLRREQRQQPPPSSRVPPCKSRGRVFLIKLFSMVYWTAFVVGSVVLLWSYTLARWYFSTMAILFILQERLFGGIEMMEVALHRRRSKKH from the exons ATGCAAATGGCAGCGTTCATCTTCATCGAGCGGCAGTGGGAGAGGGACCAGGAACACCTGAAGGTCATGCTGGACTACTTCTGTGACATCCGGCAGCCCCTGCAGCTGCTCATGTTCCCCGAGGGCACCGACCTGACAG CTTCCACCCTGGCGCGGAGTGATGGGTTTGCTGAGTCCCGAGGCCTCCCCAAGTACGAGTACGTCCTCCATCCCCGCACCACCGGCTTCGCCTTCATCGTCAACCAGCTGCGCGAAG GCTCCAACGTGGATGCGATCCATGATGTGACAGTGGCCTATCCCTACAACATCCCGCAATCTGAGATGGACCTTTTCAGCGGCAACTTTCCCAAGGAGATTCACTTCCACGTCAGGCGGCACGCGGCTGCCAGCCTCCCCGTCACCCTGGAGGGGCTGCAGGAGTGGTGCGAACAGTGCTGGCAGGACAAGGAGAAGCGGCTGCACCGCTTCTACCAGGGAAACCGCTCCTTCCGGGACCTGGACCAGGAACCGAGTCCGCAGTATTCCCCGGACCAGAGTCCGACACGGAGCACGAATCAGGAGCAGGATCAGAGTCCAGATCAGGAACAAGACCAGGGTCCGGATCAAAATGAGGATCACAATGTGGGTCAGGACCTGGGACCAGTGGCAGTCCCAGACCAAAGCCGGGATCAGGGCCAGAGCCACCGGCGCAGGTGGGCTCCAAACTGGGGTAGGTTTCGGCGTCGGGAGCGGACGAGGCTAATGAGTGAGAACCGAGACGAGGCGTGGCAGGTGGTAAACCGGGGCCTGCGCAGGGAACAGAGGCAGCAGCCGCCACCGAGCAGCAGGGTGCCTCCCTGCAAGTCTAGGGGCAGAGTCTTCCTCATCAAGCTGTTCTCCATGGTGTACTGGACAGCGTTTGTAGTGGGCAGCGTCGTGCTGCTGTGGTCCTACACGCTGGCGCGCTGGTACTTCTCCACCATGGCCATCCTCTTCATCCTGCAGGAGCGGCTGTTCGGGGGCATCGAGATGATGgaagtggcgctgcacaggaggcGCTCCAAGAAGCACTGA
- the lclat1 gene encoding lysocardiolipin acyltransferase 1 isoform X1 produces MMSLKGTVILLLLFLSSLFGSVFMLGPLLPLMLVSLPWYRWVTDRVVAVWFTFPVALLEMVFGVRVVLTGDGFIPGERSVIIMNHRTRLDWMYLWNCLLRYSYLRMEKICLKSSLKSIPGFGWAMQMAAFIFIERQWERDQEHLKVMLDYFCDIRQPLQLLMFPEGTDLTASTLARSDGFAESRGLPKYEYVLHPRTTGFAFIVNQLREGSNVDAIHDVTVAYPYNIPQSEMDLFSGNFPKEIHFHVRRHAAASLPVTLEGLQEWCEQCWQDKEKRLHRFYQGNRSFRDLDQEPSPQYSPDQSPTRSTNQEQDQSPDQEQDQGPDQNEDHNVGQDLGPVAVPDQSRDQGQSHRRRWAPNWGRFRRRERTRLMSENRDEAWQVVNRGLRREQRQQPPPSSRVPPCKSRGRVFLIKLFSMVYWTAFVVGSVVLLWSYTLARWYFSTMAILFILQERLFGGIEMMEVALHRRRSKKH; encoded by the exons ATGATGTCTCTGAAGGGGACTGTGATTCTGCTGCTGCTGTTCCTCAGCAGCCTGTTTGGCAGCGTCTTCATGCTGGGCCCGCTACTACCCCTCATGCTGGTGTCCTTGCCGTGGTATCGCTGGGTCACCGACCGTGTTGTGGCCGTGTGGTTCACCTTCCctgtg GCCCTGCTGGAGATGGTGTTCGGTGTACGAGTGGTGCTCACGGGCGACGGCTTCATCCCTGGTGAACGCAGCGTGATCATCATGAACCACCGCACTCGTCTGGACTGGATGTACCTGTGGAACTGCCTGCTCCGATACAGCTACCTCCGCATGGAAAAGATCTGCCTCAAGTCGTCACTCAAATCCATCCCGGGCTTTG GCTGGGCAATGCAAATGGCAGCGTTCATCTTCATCGAGCGGCAGTGGGAGAGGGACCAGGAACACCTGAAGGTCATGCTGGACTACTTCTGTGACATCCGGCAGCCCCTGCAGCTGCTCATGTTCCCCGAGGGCACCGACCTGACAG CTTCCACCCTGGCGCGGAGTGATGGGTTTGCTGAGTCCCGAGGCCTCCCCAAGTACGAGTACGTCCTCCATCCCCGCACCACCGGCTTCGCCTTCATCGTCAACCAGCTGCGCGAAG GCTCCAACGTGGATGCGATCCATGATGTGACAGTGGCCTATCCCTACAACATCCCGCAATCTGAGATGGACCTTTTCAGCGGCAACTTTCCCAAGGAGATTCACTTCCACGTCAGGCGGCACGCGGCTGCCAGCCTCCCCGTCACCCTGGAGGGGCTGCAGGAGTGGTGCGAACAGTGCTGGCAGGACAAGGAGAAGCGGCTGCACCGCTTCTACCAGGGAAACCGCTCCTTCCGGGACCTGGACCAGGAACCGAGTCCGCAGTATTCCCCGGACCAGAGTCCGACACGGAGCACGAATCAGGAGCAGGATCAGAGTCCAGATCAGGAACAAGACCAGGGTCCGGATCAAAATGAGGATCACAATGTGGGTCAGGACCTGGGACCAGTGGCAGTCCCAGACCAAAGCCGGGATCAGGGCCAGAGCCACCGGCGCAGGTGGGCTCCAAACTGGGGTAGGTTTCGGCGTCGGGAGCGGACGAGGCTAATGAGTGAGAACCGAGACGAGGCGTGGCAGGTGGTAAACCGGGGCCTGCGCAGGGAACAGAGGCAGCAGCCGCCACCGAGCAGCAGGGTGCCTCCCTGCAAGTCTAGGGGCAGAGTCTTCCTCATCAAGCTGTTCTCCATGGTGTACTGGACAGCGTTTGTAGTGGGCAGCGTCGTGCTGCTGTGGTCCTACACGCTGGCGCGCTGGTACTTCTCCACCATGGCCATCCTCTTCATCCTGCAGGAGCGGCTGTTCGGGGGCATCGAGATGATGgaagtggcgctgcacaggaggcGCTCCAAGAAGCACTGA
- the LOC116973078 gene encoding protein yippee-like 5 yields the protein MGRIFLDHIGGTRLFSCANCDTILTNRSELISTRFTGATGRAFLFNKVVNLQYSEVQDRVMLTGRHMVRDVSCKNCNSKLGWIYEFATEDSQRYKEGRVILERALVRESEGFEEHVPSDAS from the exons ATGGGCAGAATCTTCTTGGACCACATCGGGGGCACTCGTCTCTTCTCCTGCGCCAACTGTGATACCATCCTGACCAACCGCTCTGAGCTCATCTCCACGCGCTTCACTGGAGCCACAGGGAGAGCCTTCCTCTTCAACAAG GTGGTGAACCTCCAGTACAGCGAGGTGCAGGACCGGGTGATGCTCACCGGCAGACACATGGTGCGAGACGTCAGCTGCAAGAACTGCAACAGTAAGCTGGGCTGGATCTATGAGTTTGCGACCGAGGACAGCCAGCGCTACAAGGAGGGCCGAGTGATCCTCGAGAGGGCCCTGGTGCGGGAGAGCGAAGGCTTCGAAGAGCACGTTCCCTCCGACGCTTCCTGA